The genomic segment CAAATCCAGTCAAGGATTTAGTCACATATTGAAAAGTCATGCGACATGAACATCCACTAAATTAACCATTTACGGGGAGAAATGATTATAGCAGCATTCAATACGTTAACAacgtatttgtttttatattttaaaaatattttaaaaaaattaatttttttatttttttattttaaattaatattttttacggGGAGAATTTTATCAATGGATTGAAATGACACGAAGGGAGCATCTCTGAGCTTAATTCCTATTCATCTCTTTCATGCTCTTTTCAACAGGCATCCCTGTCATGTTTGATAAGATGATATTGCACTGTTTTTCATTGTATAATTGGTACTGAGTCGCCAATCATGAATCCACAGTCAGAAAAATGAAAGTTGATTTTTCAAGGGTGAATGAAGTCATCATATATGATGTACATGGTACTATTGAAGAACTTGAGCAGTTCACCAAAATGATTGAGAGGTATACTAGATTAAATCCTGGTTCTGTAATTGCAACTCTAAACACAGATTTGACGGCGTGATTAACTGAGTggtgattaatgaatttatttcagATGGGATACAAGCATGGAAGATCTCCCTGATTACACGAAAGTTTGGTTTGAGGCACTATTTGTTTCCTTGAGTGAAATTGAGGAAGAAacaaccaaggaagggagatctTACTGTGTGTCTTATGCAAAAGAAGCGGtaaatttgattcttttggTAACTTAATCGGCATATTTTACTTCATTGGTTTTAACTGTAGTTCATTCACATCACAGGAAAAGAATCAAGTTAGGTCCTACATCATTGAAGCAAGATGTTTTAACGAAGATCATGTGCCAACATTAGAAGTATACAGGAAAAATGGGGTGTTTAGCTGTACTTACCCTTTGCTCACAGTTTCATCCTTGTGTGGGATGGGCAAAATCGCTTCAAAGGAGGTGTTCGATTGGTTGTTCACTCATCCTAAAATTCTGGCATCTACATCTGATCTATTCAGGCTCATCGACGATGTGGCATCTCATGAAGTTtgaaataaacttaaaaaacctGTCCAAATTGTAAAACGGACTAAACTCCTATCTAACTTGTGCAACATTCGTTTCTACATTGCAGTTTGAACATGAAAGAGGCCATGTGTTGAATGCTGTATGAAGCAGCATGGAGTATCGAAGCAAGATGCACATGATGACTTGACAAAACTTGTCGAGAATAATCCTAAAGGGTATAATTTAATTGGTCAtactctatatttatttttaaaaatcactagtTAGAATCTTACAAACTTCAGAATTACTGACCgaaaacttatataattgttaacttGATAAATATGAAACCACTTGGTATTCCCAAGAAGGTTCTCcaagtttttcttaattttgctCGTGTGGCCGATGTCTTCTACAGTGATTATGATGCTTTTACAGAGTCTAGAACCATGGCAAAAGATATGCTGGCTGCTTTGCTCATCAATCCAATGCCCATTGAATAATTCCTTCTGTGATTCTGTTGCTTCACAATGGATTGTACAAtagacaaggaaaagaaaatgcaagttGTCATTGTGTTGCACGCGTATGTAACTTCTTTCTATCTATCTGTATGGCTCTTTAGAACCCGGAATTTCTGttttgtgtgattttgactaaatGCAATTCCTTCCCATATCCATTACAAAATTATCTAAGATTAAAAGATTTCCATGGATAGTTGGGAAACCTCTGAATTTATCATTCATCGTAATAACCACTCtatataaatcaagaaaactgatgtaaaagaagaagaaccttTCGGGTAGGCTCTGATACGAAATTTAAATCAAGTATAAATCAAGTTTCAAAGTACCAAGAAGAGTTTTTTATTACTCTTGTGTTGAATGAAGAATATatgcaaatatatatagtacTGGATTAACAAATCAGATCCTACAATCAAGCTATTTTGCCTATAATATTACTCCtataattaagaaagaaatagTATTGATCCTATAATTAATCTATCGTATCATATACATTAATACTAATACTAAGAAAGGAAAGAATTctgcagaataaaaaaaatcataaaaaaaaaagaattataatattTCAACAATATGATCTATGGCAAGGATAACAcatgc from the Populus nigra chromosome 9, ddPopNigr1.1, whole genome shotgun sequence genome contains:
- the LOC133702786 gene encoding probable terpene synthase 3 is translated as MKVDFSRVNEVIIYDVHGTIEELEQFTKMIERWDTSMEDLPDYTKVWFEALFVSLSEIEEETTKEGRSYCVSYAKEAEKNQVRSYIIEARCFNEDHVPTLEVYRKNGVFSCTYPLLTVSSLCGMGKIASKEVFDWLFTHPKILASTSDLFRLIDDVASHEFEHERGHVLNAKVLQVFLNFARVADVFYSDYDAFTESRTMAKDMLAALLINPMPIE